The following are from one region of the Nostoc cf. commune SO-36 genome:
- a CDS encoding type II toxin-antitoxin system RelE/ParE family toxin — MSNYIIAPSASRDLNEIADYFLTRNLEVGEKLFREFNKKCESLANFPKMGRSYAHIRASMRGLPLDGYVILYQVLDDGIEILRVVSGNRNLESLFENEE, encoded by the coding sequence ATGAGTAATTACATTATTGCACCATCTGCAAGTCGAGATTTAAACGAAATTGCTGATTACTTTCTCACAAGAAATTTAGAAGTAGGAGAAAAGTTATTTAGAGAATTTAATAAAAAGTGCGAAAGTTTAGCAAATTTTCCCAAAATGGGACGCAGTTATGCTCATATTAGAGCGTCAATGCGTGGTTTACCTCTAGATGGGTATGTAATTCTTTATCAAGTTCTTGATGACGGGATAGAAATTTTGCGTGTGGTGAGTGGTAATCGAAATTTGGAGTCTTTGTTTGAGAATGAAGAATAA
- a CDS encoding restriction endonuclease subunit S yields MKKTQLTQTIKIKDLGKVITGTTPPTVNQQYFGGKYLFIKPSDITEDQRYIFDTEITLSDAGYEYQKLKVLPKNSISVVCIGTIGKKMCLTSQTCFTNQQLNSIVVNKSKYDPLYIYYLMRKYVPYLKQLNAGSTSGRENVNKSSFENIEIQVHELPTQKKIAGILSAYDDLIENNTRRIKILEEMAQTLYHEWFVKFRFPGHEHTKMVDSELGLIPEGWEVKQLSEVCQRITDGSHWSPKSVDKGYPMASVKDMSTWGLNVESCRKISQHDYEKLVRNDCKPLKNDILIAKDGNTYLKHMFVVEKEIDLVILSSIAIVRPNLDNILPYILVFHLLDPPVKSRLKNYVSGAAIPRIILKDFAKFPVVVPSIDIQHKFFNIAEAMIKNCHCLIAKNHNLRQTRDLLLPKLISGEIDVEHLEITTEDIAA; encoded by the coding sequence ATGAAAAAAACACAATTAACTCAGACAATCAAAATCAAAGATTTAGGAAAAGTTATCACAGGCACAACACCACCAACAGTTAATCAACAATATTTTGGGGGTAAGTATCTTTTTATAAAACCTTCTGATATTACGGAAGATCAAAGATATATTTTTGATACTGAAATCACATTATCTGATGCAGGATATGAATATCAAAAACTCAAGGTACTACCTAAAAATTCTATATCCGTTGTTTGTATTGGCACAATTGGTAAGAAGATGTGCCTCACAAGTCAAACGTGTTTTACCAACCAGCAACTAAACAGTATTGTGGTCAACAAATCTAAGTATGACCCACTTTATATATATTATTTGATGCGAAAGTATGTCCCTTATCTTAAACAATTAAATGCTGGCTCGACATCTGGACGCGAAAATGTAAATAAAAGTAGTTTTGAAAATATTGAAATACAAGTTCATGAACTCCCCACGCAGAAGAAAATCGCTGGCATACTCTCAGCGTATGATGACCTAATAGAAAACAACACAAGACGCATCAAAATATTAGAAGAAATGGCACAAACCCTCTACCATGAGTGGTTTGTCAAATTCCGCTTCCCTGGTCATGAACACACCAAAATGGTTGATTCTGAATTGGGGCTAATCCCTGAAGGGTGGGAGGTAAAACAACTATCAGAAGTTTGTCAACGTATTACTGATGGTTCTCACTGGAGTCCTAAGTCAGTTGATAAAGGATACCCAATGGCATCTGTAAAAGATATGTCTACTTGGGGACTCAATGTTGAATCATGTAGAAAAATTTCTCAACATGATTATGAGAAGTTAGTCCGTAATGATTGTAAACCCTTAAAAAATGACATTCTAATTGCTAAAGATGGTAATACCTATCTAAAGCATATGTTTGTTGTCGAAAAAGAAATAGACCTAGTTATTTTATCTTCTATAGCGATTGTCAGACCAAATCTTGATAATATACTTCCCTATATATTAGTTTTTCATTTATTAGATCCTCCAGTTAAATCTAGATTAAAAAACTATGTATCAGGTGCAGCGATACCCAGAATTATTTTAAAAGATTTTGCAAAATTTCCTGTAGTTGTACCATCTATAGATATTCAACATAAATTCTTTAATATTGCAGAAGCAATGATTAAAAATTGCCATTGTTTAATTGCTAAAAATCACAATCTCCGCCAAACCCGCGATTTACTCCTCCCCAAACTCATCTCAGGAGAAATCGACGTAGAACACCTAGAAATCACCACAGAAGATATAGCTGCTTAA
- a CDS encoding DUF4926 domain-containing protein, with the protein MMMKLELYQYVALCRDCPEYNLKQGDVAMLIDYVTHPSGGEDGYILEVFNAAGDSIAIFTVPMSAVAKMPSDAVLAIRPLAELK; encoded by the coding sequence ATGATGATGAAATTGGAACTATATCAGTACGTTGCTCTGTGTCGTGATTGCCCAGAATACAACCTCAAACAGGGTGATGTCGCCATGCTAATTGATTATGTGACTCATCCAAGCGGTGGTGAAGATGGCTATATATTAGAAGTGTTCAACGCAGCAGGTGACTCTATCGCTATTTTTACTGTTCCTATGTCAGCAGTAGCAAAAATGCCCAGCGATGCAGTGCTAGCTATTCGCCCATTAGCAGAGTTAAAATAG